In one window of Cryptococcus neoformans var. neoformans JEC21 chromosome 7 sequence DNA:
- a CDS encoding trehalose synthase, putative, which produces MPPGEQPKRRLSTTSSRQPTTIQDIFIGVGLQLAPQPDISEGQEDPGRDLEYSAVIHDGTGIIDSETFHTTFHTYGKDEDGLAAEMKRVARDMLYLLRAIQTNRQVNVKMIAVAEPVPDELRAKNGVEFFPTLWLHMDAIPFITTPSTSIFTKLPAPSTIASGTAAVSAAVKHLHPATHSATTADVAPKDHHVQVDCDGQIRLCSILQYQQSSSEALWARFTALSRLLNANKVSIAFFSATPQGGGVALMRHALIRLWRMVGLPVKWFVPEGHPTVFNITKTKFHNVLQGVSPKDVEIGETDKTWFELWTEQNYESFWSNGALDASIIVIDDPQLTALIPIIKKKRPDAKIIFRSHIQIQSDLTDDPSTVQYRTWNYLFNFIKDVDLFLAHPVKFFVPKNVHENLPVLYMAPSTDPLDGLNKMYGRASVRYYRQYFNQLSQAQCGVKIDWDRGYVCQIARFDPSKGIDVLLKAYLEFRQKLEESENPPLDNGPQLIIMGHGSIDDPDGSWVYEKIHDTLNSPGYELIHGDVAVVRAPPSDALLGCILQGAWVATQLSTREGFEVKVTEAINKRVPIIASDAGGIPLQVKEGKNGWIVPAGDAAAVSEILYKIHKGELSVHRGLSVEKELDGKSDPNSVAQEWVGNFDEAYRKVHDDDGATSEDFWTVGNATRWMLLFAKLLDLKIDQTGEVSEQDVNVLKELEKEKLPSKGEAGGNVWHMLMGDDMLQGEGALI; this is translated from the exons ATGCCCCCAGGAGAGCAACCCAAGCGACGTCTTTCGACCACCTCAAGCAGGCAGCCTACCACCATCCAAGACATCTTCATCGGTGTCGGCCTCCAACTTGCGCCCCAGCCTGATATTTCCGAGGGACAAGAGGATCCTGGTAGGGATCTCGAATACAGTGCGGTCATCCACGACGGTACCGGTATCATTGATAGCGAGACGTTCCATACGACCTTTCACACGTATggcaaggatgaagatggccTTGCGGCGGAAATGAAAAGGGTCGCGAGGGATATGCTCTATTTGTTGAGAGCTATTCAAACTAACCGGCAGGTCAAC GTCAAGATGATCGCCGTCGCCGAACCTGTTCCTGACGAGCTTCGAGCCAAGAATGGAGTTGAATTCTTCCCTACTCTGTGGCTTCATATGGATGCTATACC ATTCATCACCACTCCCTCTacttccatcttcaccaaGCTTCCGGCTCCATCTACTATTGCCAGCGGGACAGCCGCCGTTTCTGCAGCTGTCAAACACCTCCACCCG GCTACTCACTCTGCAACAACTGCTGATGTCGCCCCGAAGGACCACCATGTCCAAGTCGACTGCGATGGCCAAATTCGACTTTGCAGTATCTTGCAATACCAGCAAAGCTCTAGTGAGGCC CTCTGGGCGAGATTCACGGCCCTCTCAAGGCTCTTGAACGCGAACAAAGTTTCCATCGCATTTTTCTCAGCCACTCCCCAAGGTGGAGGTGTCGCCCTCATGCGGCACGCCCTCATCAGACTCTGGCGAATGGTCGGCCTCCCTGTCAAATGGTTCGTCCCCGAAGGCCATCCTACGGTGTTTAATATCACCAAGACCAAGTTCCATAACGTCCTTCAGGGTGTTTCGCCCAAAGACGTGGAGATCGGCGAGACGGATAAGACCTGGTTTGAGCTTTGGACTGAGCAGAACT ATGAGAGTTTTTGGAGCAATGGAGCTCTTGATGCTAGCATAATCGTGATCGACGATCCACAAC TGACTGCTCTCATCCCAatcatcaagaagaaacgACCAGATGCCAAAATCATCTTCCGTTCTCACATCCAAA TCCAATCAGATCTTACAGACGATCCCTCTACCGTTCAGTACAGGACTTGGAATTATCTCTTCAACTTTATCAAAGATGTTGACCTTTTCCTCGCT CACCCCGTGAAATTCTTTGTCCCCAAGAATGTCCATGAAAACCTTCCCGTCCTGTACATGGCCCCTTCCACTGACCCTCTCGATGGATTGAACAAGATGTATGGCCGCGCTTCCGTCAGGTACTACCGTCAGTACTTTAACCAGCTCTCCCAGGCTCAATGTGGAGTCAAGATTGATTGGGATAGAGGTTACGTCTGCCAGATTGCGAGATTTGACCCCTCCAAGG GTATCGATGTTCTCCTGAAAGCATATCTCGAGTTCCGACAGAAACTCGAAGAGTCCGAGAACCCACCACTTGACAATGGTCCGCAGCTTATCATCATGGGCCATGGAAGTATTGATGATCCTGATGGCAGTTGGGTATACGAAAAGATCCATGACACCCTTAATTCGCCAGGGTATGAACTCATCCATGGCGATGTGGCTGTTGTCAGagctcctccttctgatGCGCTCCTGGGTTGTATTCTTCAAGGTGCCTGGGTCGCCACCCAGCTTTCTACCCG AGAAGGATTCGAAGTCAAAGTCACTGAAGCTATCAACAAGCGAGTGCCCATCATCGCCTCTGACGCGGGCGGTATTCCGCTCCAAgtcaaggaagggaaaaacGGCTGGATCGTCCCTGCGGGTGATGCAGCAGCTGTTTCTGAAATATTGTACAAGATCCATAAGGGCGAACTGAGTGTTCACCGAGGTTTGTCTGTGGAGAAAGAATTGGATGGGAAAAGTGACCCCAACAGTGTCGCTCAAGAATGG GTCGGCAACTTTGACGAAGCGTACCGTAAGGTTCATGATGACGACGGTGCCACTTCGGAAGACTTCTGGACAGTTGGTAACGCCACTCGATGGATGTTACTCTTCGCCAAGCTCCTTGATCTCAAGATCGACCAAACCGGCGAGGTCAGTGAGCAGGATGTAAACGTTTTGAAGGAgctcgagaaggagaagttgCCCAGTAAGGGAGAAGCGGGCGGAAACGTGTGGCACATGTTAATGGGGGACGACATGTTGCAGGGTGAGGGCGCATTGATCTAA
- a CDS encoding expressed protein: MTGKHSPTHTQEPPLPIPPYLRSSSRHHSHSSVCSQQSIHSTHQSHQLHPFHPQQHEFVPTFDSEGLTGTALYERALFEDAVSFSSTPNANSRSSSRGPPLPASFFDETPQTSHERHHDSLSGANSEHELDHTPTGTPTTEASLFNWETVREGSIARRPKWRRPSPKWVYPVIMGMAVSLGMGTPPRSELYVSLACMAHPPAARQEVVVSAQTFIEEHEKILKSEELEWVSAHNGEVEMHNGEEVVFIPVDQYRGQRIIDPTIVDTLTTNVTRQTDLSPADKWFIHLQHEIYEYRRNHPPHAERNTEPGSAGPLPGPKQPIGDDSGRNTGDGKGEDKGEDHSDKEEGRRGGPFREIDPQLCKKDPKVQAAAAKLTMTLTLTMGFLSALTTGFWGGTSDKWGRTKVMAVVEVGLFLNELCFILVANFPHLAPGGYRSLLIGPTVEGLLGGFSTITATVNAYLSDITPDGSRVMSFSRAMGFMMAGFACGPVLGSILIQSTGDIMTPFYINLILYSLSIPLVLFLLPESLSSDARLILAKNARLAEDAAARREAAEIEWEDEAPVLPRVRVNERGEHVEDEEDPLISGQSLRSNGMGGQSKRRKKMVGTIKRLGKKTTAFLAPLGIFLPKLVEEDENGDGDGEIRLGGRVRREWNMTVMGMGMFLMSMLYGILLTKTQYSFYAYGWTSAQLGPYMSAVAFLRSFILIVLVPVITKYVKSRLNQSHIAPKSAEHEAEDGGSTITTSTSSQDSLSSQPMSTHNSSHVPPSSSSPVSGDAHTSHLDLFTIRLCLFLEFVPWFILSFGSSESAFIILTALATFGSPSTPAANSLALSLLPDPSQSGRLFGALSVVHALGATLVSPLMFGMLFASTVEYYAAAVFALAAACVGGALVCMLCVRIPESGSPLFRRGKKAEDREREINGDEFEREEGIGGRGRNRKVKRVESMNVGGSAFTLGSSYDGETGVSRAA, from the exons ATGACGGGAAAACACTCACCCACTCATACGCAAGAACCACCTTTACCCATCCCTCCTTATCTTCGGTCATCTAGCCGACACCATTCCCACTCCTCCGTCTGTTCTCAACAGAGTATACACAGCACTCATCAGTCTCACCAGTTGCACCCATTCCATCCCCAACAGCACGAATTCGTACCGACTTTTGATTCGGAAGGTCTGACTGGCACAGCGCTCTACGAACGCGCTTTATTCGAAGATGCCGtctcattctcttccacaCCAAATGCGAACTCTCGCTCCTCCAGCCGTGGACCCCCCCTTcctgcttccttcttcgatGAAACTCCGCAGACTTCTCATGAGCGCCACCATGATAGTTTATCAGGTGCAAACTCCGAGCATGAACTAGACCATACCCCAACCGGAACACCCACAACAGAGGCGTCCTTGTTTAATTGGGAGACGGTTCGGGAAGGGTCTATCGCTCGTCGACCGAAATGGCGACGTCCTTCCCCAAAGTGGGTGTACCCAGTGATCATGGGTATGGCCGTCAGCCTTGGGATGGGGACCCCGCCAAGGAGTGAGTTGTATGTCAGTCTTGCTTGTATGGCCCATCCACCAGCTGCAAGGCAGGAGGTTGTAGTATCTGCTCAAACCTTTATCGAGGAACATGAGAAAATACTTAAATCGGAGGAGTTGGAATGGGTGAGTGCGCATAACGGGGAGGTGGAAATGCATAATGGTGAAGAAGTCGTTTTCATCCCTGTCGATCAGTACCGTGGACAACGGATAATCGACCCTACCATTGTAGATACTCTCACCACCAACGTCACTCGCCAAACAGATCTTTCTCCAGCGGACAAATGGttcatccatctccaacaCGAGATATACGAGTATCGCCGTaaccatcctcctcatgCTGAGCGGAACACCGAACCAGGTTCGGCAGGGCCTTTGCCTGGGCCCAAGCAGCCTATCGGCGATGACTCGGGCCGAAACACTGGAGATGGCAAGGGTGAGGACAAGGGAGAAGATCATAGcgacaaggaggaaggaaggagaggaggaccGTTCAGGGAGATTGACCCTCAGTTGTGTAAAAAAGACCCCAAGGTACAAGCAGCAGCTGCGAAACTGACTATGA CATTGACCCTTACCATGGGTTTCTTATCGGCTCTTACCACAGGCTTTTGGGGAGGCACATCCGATAAATGGGGGAGGACAAAGGTTATGGCTGTGGTAGAAGTTGGATTATTCCTCAA CGAGCTATGTTTCATTCTCGTTGCTAACTTCCCACACCTTGCACCCGGCGGTTACCGTTCTCTCCTTATCGGACCTACTGTTGAAGGTCTTCTCGGCGGGTTCTCTACCATTACAGCAACAGTCAACGCTTATCTATCTGACATCACCCCCGATGGAAGCAGGGTGATGTCTTTCTCGAGGGCGATGGGGTTCATGATGGCTGGGTTCGCTTGTGGACCGGTTTTGGGTAGTATACTTATCCAATCTACGGGTGACAT TATGACTCCATTCTATATCAACCTCATTCTTTAttccctttccatcccactcgtcctctttctcctccccgaatccctctcttccgaCGCCCGACTCATCCTCGCGAAGAACGCTCGATTGGCAGAGGACGCTGCTGCGCGACGCGAAGCAGCAGAGATAgagtgggaagatgaagcgcCTGTTTTGCCAAGGGTGAGGGTGAatgagagaggagagcatgtagaggacgaggaagatcCTCTTATTAGTGGCCAGTCTTTACGCTCAAATGGAATGGGAGGCCAgtcaaagagaaggaagaaaatggTGGGGACTATCAAAAGGCTGGGGAAGAAAACTACTGCGTTCTTGGCCCCCTTGGGTATTTTCTTACCGAAGcttgtggaggaagatgaaaatggagaCGGAGACGGAGAAATCAGGCTAGGTGGAAGAGTGAGGAGGGAATGGAACATGACTGTTATGGGAATGGGTATGTTTTTGATGTCGATGCTCTAT GGTATTTTATTGACAAAAACGCAATACTCATTTTACGCCTATGGTTGGACATCCGCACAG CTTGGGCCATACATGTCTGCGGTAGCCTTCCTCCGAAGTTTCATCCTTATCGTCCTAGTTCCAG TGATAACGAAATATGTCAAATCCCGCCTTAATCAATCGCACATCGCACCCAAGTCTGCCGAACACGAagctgaagatggtggtTCAACTATCACGACATCTACTTCCTCTCAAGACTCTTTATCCTCTCAACCAATGTCAACCCATAACTCTTCCCATGttccaccctcttcctcgtcaccCGTCAGTGGTGACGCACACACCAGCCACCTCGACCTCTTTACTATACGTCTCTGCCTCTTTTTAGAATTCGTTCCGTGGttcattctctcctttgGTTCCTCGGAATCAgcattcatcatcctcactgCACTCGCCACGTTCGGTTCTCCCTCAACACCTGCCGCAAACTCACTTGCGCTCTCGCTCCTTCCCGATCCAAGCCAATCGGGCCGCCTCTTTGGTGCTCTATCTGTCGTCCACGCTCTGGGCGCAACGTTGGTCAGTCCACTCATGTTTGGCATGCTGTTCGCCAGTACGGTAGAATACTATGCTGCTGCAGTATTTGCGCTTGCCGCAGCATGTGTTGGAGGGGCGTTGGTGTGTATGTTGTGTGTCAGAATTCCCGAATCTGGGTCCCCTTTATTtcgaaggggaaaaaaggCGGAGGATAGGGAGCGGGAGATTAATGGTGATGAGtttgaaagggaagaagggatagGGGGACGAGGGAGGAACAGGAAAGTGAAAAGAGTTGAGAGTATGAATGTTGGAGGCAGTGCCTTTACTTTGGGGTCCTCGTACGATGGAGAGACTGGAGTCTCCAGGGCGGCATGA
- a CDS encoding ubiquitin carboxyl-terminal hydrolase 6, putative, producing the protein MPKSQNMELSVKHSGKTYTVPVTQETTTQAFKDAISQLTRVPTERMKVMVKGKLVKDDTDYVALANQKQSVMVIGAAEALPPPPTQQIVFLEDVGDEGIKSDEPTGLINLGNTCYLNSTLQAIRAMPEVHQALKEFTPSSSSSSSLPEFRVTNSLKNLFVTIDNTPNAVPPLEVISNLRILAPQFAERDQRGHYAQQDADEAWTQLVQALRAALPKNGDEGSVVDRLMSIELTKTLKNAETEEEPETTSTETVLKLECNISGTTNFLMSGIQDNLNQQVEKTSATLGRNATYSMQSRVSRLPEYLVVHMVRFYWRRDIQKKAKIMRKVKFPLELDLSDIVTEPLRKKIQPLNTATKQILKERDARANILKRKPGQGLDEEEKKRGEEKAMVEELVKEGGLTSGEGSGMYELAAVVTHKGASADSGHYIGWSRVDNGACVPAEQQRWAKFDDNNVTFTDANKILSMDGGGEDSVAYILLYRAAKI; encoded by the exons ATGCCCAAATCTCAAAATATGGAAC TCAGCGTAAAACATTCTGGCAAGACGTACACCGTTCCTGTCACACAAGAGACCACGACTCAGGCTTTCAAGGATGCTATCTCTCAACTTACCAGGGTCCCTACTG agaggatgaaggttATGGTGAAGGGCAAGCTGGTGAAG GATGATACAGATTATGTCGCTTTGGCAAATCAAAAG CAATCTGTTATGGTAATTGGAGCAGCTGAAGCgttaccaccaccaccaaccCAGCAAATCGTCTTTT TGGAAGATGTAGGGGATGAAGGCATTAAATCCGACGAACCCACGGGTCTCATCAACCTCGGCAACACATGTTACCTCAACTCCACGCTCCAAGCCATCCGCGCTATGCCCGAAGTCCACCAAGCGCTCAAAGAATtcactccttcctcctcctcctcttcttccctccccgAATTCCGCGTCACAAATTCGTTGAAAAATCTGTTTGTTACGATTGACAATACACCTAATGCCGTTCCTCCATTGGAAGTTATCAGTAATTTGAGAATCTTGGCGCCTCAATTTGCAGAGAGGGATCAGAGGGGGCATTACGCACAGCAGGATGCGGATGAGGCTTGGACGCAGCTTGTGCAAGCGTTAAGGGCGGCGTTGCCGAAGAACGGGGATGAAGGGTCTGTTGTGGACCGTTTGATGTCTATCGAATTAACCAAGAC TCTCAAAAATGCAgagacagaggaagaaccAGAGACAACTAGTACGGAGACTGTCTTGAAACTGGAGTGTAACATCTCTGGGACCACAAATTTCTTGATGTCTGGTATTCAAGACAACCTTAACCAGCAGGTTGAGAAGACGAGCGCGACACTGGGACGAAACGCAACTTACTCTAT GCAATCTCGCGTTTCTCGATTGCCGGAGTACCTTGTAGTGCACATGGTTCGATTTTATTGGCGTCGTGACATCCA gaaaaaggcaaagatcATGCGTAAAGTCAAGTTTCCACTCGAACTCGACTTATCTGACATC GTGACCGAGCCCCTCCGCAAAAAGATTCAACCCCTTAACACGGCGACGAAACAAATCCTCAAGGAACGTGATGCCCGTGCGAATATCTTGAAACGAAAGCCCGGACAGGgattggatgaagaagaaaagaaaagaggtgaagaaaaggctatggtggaagagcttgTGAAAGAAGGGGGACTAACCAGTGGAGAGGGGAGTGGAATGTACGAGCTCGCTG CTGTGGTAACACACAAAGGCGCCTCTGCCGATTCCGGCCATTATATTGGCTGGTCTCGCGTTGACAATGGCGCATGTGTCCCTGCCGAACAACAGAGATGGGCCAAGTTCGACGATAACAATGTAACTTTCACAGATGCGAACAAGATCTTGTCAATGGATGGAGGTGGTGAGGATTCAGTAGCTTATATTTTGCTTTATCGGGCGGCGAAAATCTAG